Proteins from a single region of Gossypium arboreum isolate Shixiya-1 chromosome 1, ASM2569848v2, whole genome shotgun sequence:
- the LOC108480644 gene encoding cell division control protein 6 homolog B has translation MPAIADRSSSPFKAMLAAKSCELAGSGGCCTPQKRRLRSDTALAAKESPVSTPMKLKSPRRRLDSSPSSPANRIKKDPSEKTLKKCWNPRDVEQMRAVKEAVHVSTAPSTVVCREDEQKRVLDFCKACVQQEKAGSLYVCGCPGTGKSLSMELVKQQVIDWAKMEGLQSPEVLAMNCTSLANTSVIFSKILGMHQPKKKSIGSTSPLQHLQNLYSNKQAESSSKMMLIIADELDYLITRDRAVLHDLFMLTTFPFSRCILIGIANSIDLADRFLPRLQSLNCKPMVVTFRAYSKDQILSILQERLLVLPYIVFHQQALELCARKVAAASGDMRKALSVCRSAVEILEAELRESASNTGLTSAEGDFVSPQTALAHEVFPSQENNTVRIDHMALALSKTFRSPIVDTIQSLPQHQQIILCSAVKYFRGGKKDTTVGELNKSYIDICKSALIPPVGILEFSSMCRVLNDQGLFKLGQSRDDKFKRVTLKVDGADISFALQGVRLFRNCLQ, from the exons ATGCCTGCAATTGCCGATCGCAGTTCGTCTCCTTTCAAGGCAATGTTGGCAGCCAAGAGCTGCGAGCTGGCTGGATCCGGCGGCTGCTGCACTCCTCAGAAACGGAGGTTAAGGTCCGATACGGCATTGGCGGCCAAAGAGAGTCCGGTTTCAACGCCTATGAAACTCAAATCGCCACGACGTCGTCTAGATTCAAGTCCAAGCAGCCCTGCAAAT AGAATTAAGAAAGATCCGAGTGAAAAAACATTGAAGAAATGTTGGAATCCGAGAG ATGTTGAGCAAATGAGGGCTGTGAAGGAGGCTGTACATGTTTCAACAGCTCCATCAACTGTTGTGTGCcgagaagatgagcaaaaaagGGTTTTGGATTTTTGCAAGGCATGTGTCCAACAAGAGAAAGCTGGGAGCTTGTATGTATGTGGATGCCCTGGGACTGGGAAATCATTATCAATGGAGTTGGTAAAACAGCAAGTTATTGATTGGGCGAAAATG GAAGGTTTGCAGTCACCTGAAGTATTAGCAATGAATTGCACTTCTTTGGCAAACACTTCAGTGATTTTCAGTAAG ATTCTCGGCATGCACCAACCAAAGAAGAAAAGCATAGGCTCAACATCACCTTTGCAGCATTTGCAGAATCTGTATTCTAACAAGCAGGCAGAATCTAGCTCAAAGATGAT GTTAATTATTGCTGATGAGTTGGATTATTTGATTACAAGGGACAGGGCAGTACTTCATGATCTTTTCATGCTTACAACTTTTCCGTTCTCAAGATGTATATTGATAG GAATAGCAAATTCCATTGATCTAGCAGATAGGTTTCTTCCAAGACTCCAGTCATTGAACT GCAAGCCTATGGTTGTAACTTTCCGTGCTTACTCTAAAGATCAAATCCTTTCAATACTTCAGGAGAGGCTCTTG GTACTTCCGTATATTGTCTTCCACCAGCAAGCATTAGAACTTTGTGCCAGA AAAGTAGCAGCTGCATCTGGGGATATGAGGAAAGCTCTTTCTGTTTGTAG GAGTGCGGTGGAAATTCTTGAAGCAGAATTAAGGGAATCTGCAAGCAACACTGGTTTGACATCAGCAGAGGGGGATTTCGTCAGTCCACAGACAGCCCTCGCTCATGAAGTGTTCCCATCACAAGAAAATAATACA GTGAGGATTGATCATATGGCTCTTGCGTTGTCAAAGACATTCAGATCACCTATAGTCGACACTATACAGTCTCTTCCTCAGCATCAACAA ATCATACTTTGCTCTGCTGTGAAGTACTTCCGTGGTGGGAAGAAGGATACAACTGTTGGGGAG CTGAATAAATCTTACATTGACATTTGTAAATCAGCATTGATCCCGCCAGTTGGAATTTTGGAATTCTCAAGCATGTGCAGAGTGTTAAATGACCAG GGGCTCTTCAAATTAGGTCAGTCTCGTGATGATAAGTTCAAGAGAGTAACACTAAAAGTTGATGGAGCCGACATCTCCTTTGCTTTGCAG GGAGTTCGTTTGTTTAGGAATTGTCTTCAGTAA
- the LOC108480645 gene encoding 60S acidic ribosomal protein P0-2-like: protein MVLNPAKREKKSQYDQKLCRLLDEYTQVLVVAADNVGSTQMQNIRKGLRGDSIILMGKNTMMKRSIRLHAERTGNDAFKSLLPLLVGNVGFIFTKGDLKEVREEIAKYKVGAPARVGLVAPIDVIVPPGNTGLDPSQTSFFQVLNIPTKINKGTVEIVTAVELIRKGEKVGSSEAALLSKLGIRPFSYGLVVVSVYDNGTVFSPEVLDLTEDDLMEKFRSWLSNVTSLSLAVSFPTLAAAPHMFINAYKTALSLAVATEYTFPQAEKIKEYLKDPTKFAVAVGGDAGAPATSAKEEKAEQSEPAKEEEEESDEDLVAGLFD, encoded by the exons ATGGTGTTGAATCCAGCGAAGAGGGAGAAGAAATCGCAGTACGATCAAAAGTTGTGTCGTCTCCTGGATGAGTACACACAGGTGTTGGTTGTGGCTGCCGATAACGTGGGATCCACTCAAATGCAAAACATCAGGAAAGGTTTGAGGGGTGACTCTATCATCCTCATGGGGAAGAACACTATGATGAAGCGCTCCATTAGGCTGCACGCTGAAAGAACCGGTAACGATGCTTTCAAAAGCCTCCTCCCTTTGCTTGTg GGTAATGTAGGGTTCATCTTTACCAAGGGTGATTTGAAGGAAGTTCGTGAAGAAATTGCAAAATacaag GTTGGGGCTCCAGCACGTGTGGGTCTCGTTGCTCCAATTGATGTCATTGTTCCCCCTGGCAACACTGGCCTTGATCCTTCTCAAACATCCTTCTTTCAG GTGCTCAACATTCCAACCAAGATCAACAAAGGTACAGTTGAAATCGTGACTGCGGTGGAGCTGATTAGAAAGGGTGAGAAAGTGGGTTCATCCGAGGCAGCCCTGCTTTCAAAGCTTGGGATAAGGCCATTCTCCTATGGACTGGTAGTGGTATCCGTTTATGACAATGGAACCGTGTTCAGCCCTGAGGTGCTAGACTTAACTGAAGACGACCTTATGGAGAAGTTTAGGAGCTGGCTCTCCAATGTCACTTCCCTTTCGCTGGCGGTTTCGTTCCCGACTCTCGCTGCTGCGCCTCATATGTTTATTAATGCATACAAGACTGCTCTTTCTCTTGCTGTAGCTACTGAGTATACCTTCCCTCAAGCTGAAAAAATCAAAGAATACCTCAAG GATCCGACCAAGTTTGCGGTTGCAGTTGGTGGGGATGCCGGTGCCCCAGCAACTTCAGCCAAGGAAGAGAAAGCAGAGCAGAGCGAGCCAGCCAAGGAGGAGGAAGAGGAGTCAGATGAAGACCTTGTTGCTGGTCTGTTTGACTAA